The bacterium genome includes a region encoding these proteins:
- the ispF gene encoding 2-C-methyl-D-erythritol 2,4-cyclodiphosphate synthase, protein MRIGLGYDIHRLVKGRKLILGGATIPYPKGLLGHSDADVLCHAIADSLLGAAALGDIGQHFPNTDKRYKDISSLELLKDVLTLIRKAGYTINNIDCMIAAEAPRLAPHITAMRRNLASALKLRSSQVSVKATTNEGLDDIGKGRGIWAQAVCLLETIK, encoded by the coding sequence ATGAGAATAGGACTGGGCTACGACATCCACCGGCTGGTCAAAGGCCGCAAGCTGATCCTGGGCGGGGCAACCATCCCTTATCCCAAGGGGCTTTTGGGGCACTCCGATGCCGATGTGCTTTGCCACGCCATAGCCGACAGCCTGCTGGGAGCGGCGGCCCTGGGAGACATCGGACAGCATTTCCCCAACACCGACAAGCGCTACAAGGACATCTCCAGTCTGGAATTATTAAAGGATGTTTTAACACTGATCCGAAAGGCAGGGTATACCATCAATAACATTGACTGCATGATCGCGGCCGAAGCGCCCAGGCTGGCCCCCCACATCACAGCCATGCGGAGAAACCTTGCCTCCGCCCTGAAGCTAAGGTCCTCGCAGGTCTCGGTAAAAGCCACCACCAACGAAGGACTGGACGACATCGGGAAAGGCCGGGGCATCTGGGCCCAGGCGGTCTGCCTGCTGGAGACGATCAAATGA
- the ispD gene encoding 2-C-methyl-D-erythritol 4-phosphate cytidylyltransferase yields MTPVSVIIVAAGSGVRLGARVPKAFVSLNGKPMVEYSLQAFQECQSVAEIILVKPALYQINGLRYFDRYPKLSAIVSGGKERLDSVRAGLNMVSPGSRVILIHDAARPLIRAEQITAVARAAEKYGAAILAAPVTDTIKQVKAGKITGTVDRSQLWRAQTPQGFKMPVLQRSHFNRKNIPATDDSQLVEMIKGKVSIVPGNDGNIKVTTPMDLEIASWLLKKKK; encoded by the coding sequence ATGACCCCTGTATCGGTGATCATAGTGGCCGCCGGCAGCGGTGTAAGGCTGGGGGCCAGGGTTCCCAAGGCTTTTGTCAGTTTGAACGGAAAGCCGATGGTGGAGTATTCCCTGCAGGCCTTCCAGGAGTGCCAAAGCGTTGCGGAGATCATTCTGGTAAAACCGGCATTGTATCAGATCAACGGCTTGAGGTATTTTGACAGATACCCCAAACTTTCGGCCATCGTATCCGGCGGCAAAGAACGGCTGGACTCGGTCCGGGCCGGCTTGAACATGGTTTCCCCGGGTTCCAGGGTCATTTTGATCCACGACGCCGCCCGGCCCCTGATCCGGGCGGAGCAGATCACCGCCGTGGCCCGGGCCGCCGAAAAGTACGGGGCCGCCATCCTGGCCGCCCCGGTCACCGACACCATCAAGCAGGTAAAAGCAGGAAAGATCACCGGCACGGTGGACCGCTCCCAATTATGGCGGGCCCAGACCCCCCAGGGATTTAAAATGCCGGTTCTGCAAAGATCCCATTTTAACCGGAAAAATATCCCCGCCACCGACGACAGTCAGTTGGTGGAAATGATCAAGGGAAAGGTCAGCATCGTCCCCGGAAACGATGGAAATATCAAAGTAACAACACCTATGGACCTGGAGATAGCCTCATGGCTGCTAAAAAAGAAAAAATGA
- a CDS encoding GNAT family N-acetyltransferase yields MKIRKLTIKDYPELIRLWDRAKLPAKPKGRDSRAHIAKEMACNPDFFIGAFEQDMMIGAIIASHDGRKGWLNRIAVDPDYRRQGLAKKLTVAGEKALRKRGIKIFGLLIHEYNTASLKLAQKMGYKVHNDILYLTKRNGDNI; encoded by the coding sequence ATGAAGATCCGAAAACTTACCATCAAAGACTACCCCGAACTGATCAGGCTCTGGGACCGGGCCAAACTGCCCGCCAAGCCCAAAGGCCGCGACAGCCGGGCCCATATCGCCAAAGAGATGGCCTGCAATCCCGATTTTTTCATCGGGGCCTTTGAGCAGGACATGATGATCGGCGCCATCATCGCCTCCCACGACGGCCGCAAGGGCTGGCTGAACCGGATCGCGGTCGATCCAGACTACCGCCGCCAGGGTTTGGCTAAAAAACTGACCGTCGCCGGAGAAAAGGCCTTAAGAAAGCGCGGTATCAAGATATTCGGCCTGCTGATCCACGAATACAACACCGCTTCGCTGAAGCTGGCCCAGAAAATGGGTTATAAGGTCCACAACGACATCCTGTATCTGACCAAAAGGAACGGAGATAATATTTAG
- a CDS encoding DedA family protein, with protein MNMEQLANTLASQGGWWAYLTIFTATFLEGVFPPAPSDVVVIFCAILVGQNQLHWLPGFMAAFLGGSLGALLVYWIGIKKGRDYFLSQPRPFLSPSRLLLMEGHFARYGNLILALNRAVVGGRSFGFLIAGLTGYSFKKVLLYGLPGIALWYGLLFCLGIFFGAQAKQFVNVIIIVVMSLLGLALVSAVITRKLMK; from the coding sequence ATGAACATGGAACAACTGGCCAATACTCTGGCCTCCCAGGGCGGATGGTGGGCATATCTGACCATTTTTACGGCCACTTTTTTGGAAGGCGTTTTCCCCCCCGCCCCCAGCGATGTGGTGGTCATCTTTTGCGCCATCCTAGTGGGCCAGAACCAGCTGCACTGGCTTCCCGGATTTATGGCTGCTTTTTTAGGGGGATCGCTGGGCGCCCTTTTGGTTTATTGGATCGGAATAAAAAAAGGCCGGGACTATTTTCTGTCCCAGCCCCGCCCATTTCTTTCTCCCTCCAGGCTGCTTTTGATGGAAGGCCATTTCGCCAGATACGGGAACCTGATCCTGGCCCTTAACCGGGCCGTGGTGGGCGGCCGCTCCTTCGGATTTTTGATCGCCGGGTTGACCGGCTACAGTTTTAAAAAGGTATTGCTTTACGGCCTGCCCGGGATCGCCCTGTGGTACGGTCTGCTTTTCTGCCTGGGGATCTTCTTCGGCGCCCAGGCCAAGCAATTCGTCAACGTCATAATCATAGTGGTGATGTCCCTGCTGGGGTTGGCGCTGGTCTCGGCCGTTATCACCAGGAAACTGATGAAATAA